One Endozoicomonas gorgoniicola DNA window includes the following coding sequences:
- the tal gene encoding transaldolase translates to MNQLEQLKAMTKVVADTGDIDAIKQYRPVDATTNPSLILKAAQLPQYASLFDRSLDYGRQQAGDKTQQIASACDYLTVSIGKEIQNVVPGFISTEVDARLSFDTLETVDKALEMLNLYEQIGADTSRVLIKIASTWEGIKAAEILEQQGIRCNLTLLFHFAQAAACAEAGVYLISPFVGRILDWYKKHEGVEHYAPENDPGVVSVHNIFNYYKAHDYKTVVMGASFRSIDEIRHLSGCDCLTISPALLKELEQSDAPLQQVLSSSTAQTDIPKTRISESEFRWAMNENPMATEKLAEGIRNFAADQKRLEQMVSMQI, encoded by the coding sequence ATGAATCAGTTGGAACAACTGAAAGCCATGACCAAAGTGGTTGCGGATACCGGTGATATTGACGCCATCAAGCAGTATCGTCCGGTTGATGCCACCACCAATCCGTCCCTGATTCTGAAAGCCGCGCAACTGCCCCAGTATGCCAGTCTGTTTGACAGATCACTGGACTATGGTCGTCAGCAGGCGGGAGATAAAACGCAACAAATTGCGTCTGCCTGTGATTATCTGACCGTCAGTATCGGCAAGGAAATCCAGAACGTCGTGCCAGGCTTTATCTCCACCGAAGTAGATGCCCGCCTCTCTTTTGATACGCTGGAGACCGTGGACAAGGCATTGGAAATGCTGAACCTCTATGAACAGATCGGTGCCGACACCAGCCGGGTACTGATCAAGATAGCCTCTACCTGGGAAGGGATAAAAGCTGCAGAAATTCTTGAACAGCAAGGTATTCGCTGCAACCTGACTCTGTTGTTTCACTTTGCCCAGGCGGCCGCCTGTGCCGAGGCAGGTGTTTACCTGATTTCACCTTTTGTTGGCCGGATTCTGGACTGGTACAAAAAGCATGAAGGTGTTGAACACTATGCTCCGGAGAATGATCCGGGCGTGGTATCTGTCCACAATATCTTTAATTACTACAAGGCTCATGATTACAAAACCGTGGTCATGGGAGCGAGTTTCCGAAGTATTGATGAAATACGGCATTTGTCGGGTTGTGACTGCCTGACCATAAGCCCTGCACTTCTGAAAGAACTTGAACAGAGCGATGCACCTTTGCAACAGGTTCTGAGTTCCAGCACCGCACAAACCGATATTCCAAAAACCAGAATATCTGAATCAGAGTTTCGCTGGGCAATGAATGAGAACCCTATGGCCACTGAAAAGCTGGCAGAAGGTATTCGGAATTTTGCAGCTGACCAGAAACGGCTTGAACAAATGGTTTCAATGCAGATTTAA